In a single window of the Antedon mediterranea chromosome 1, ecAntMedi1.1, whole genome shotgun sequence genome:
- the LOC140056188 gene encoding angiopoietin-related protein 2-like: MTDHLDDMKFARYSHFRVDTEDSNYALKISGYTGTAGDSLAFHNGDQFTTYDTDNDNKYSGNCAEIHKGAWWYYACGLSNLNGLYLTPGTADWSGIIWYHFHKYNSLKKTVMMVKRAP, translated from the exons ATGACTGACCACTTGGATGACATGAAGTTTGCAAGATATTCTCACTTTCGTGTTGATACTGAGGACTCTAACTATGCTTTGAAAATCAGTGGATACACAGGAACGGCAG gtgaTTCTTTGGCATTCCACAATGGTGACCAATTTACAACGTATGATACAGACAATGATAATAAGTACAGTGGTAACTGTGCTGAGATACACAAAGGTGCTTGGTGGTACTATGCCTGTGGTCTATCAAACCTGAATGGGCTTTACCTTACACCAGGTACAGCTGATTGGTCAGGCATCATCTGGTATCATTTCCATAAATACAACAGTCTCAAGAagacagtgatgatggttaaaagagcaccataa